From the genome of Agromyces badenianii:
TCGAGCACCTGCTGGCGCGCCTCTTCGCCGATCATCTTCTGGAAGTCGCGCACCATCTCGGGGAAGGGGTGCGGCCCGGCGACCGTGCCGAAGATGTAGTTGGTCGTCTCGACGTTGGTCACCCAGTCGCGCAACGCGTCGTTGATCGCGTCCTTCAGGGTGCGCGAGCCCGCCGTCACCGCGATGACCTCGGCGCCCAGCAGCCGCATGCGCGCGACATTGAGCGCCTGTCGCTCGGTGTCGACCTCGCCCATGTAGATGACGCAGTCGAGCCCGAAGAGCGCTGCGGCGGTCGCCGTGGCCACGCCGTGCTGGCCGGCGCCCGTCTCGGCGATCACCCGCGACTTGCCGATGCGCTTCGTGAGGAGCGCCTGGCCGAGCGCGTTGTTGATCTTGTGCGAACCCGTGTGGTTGAGGTCTTCGCGCTTGAGGATGACCCGGGCGCCACCCGCGTGCGCGGCGAAGCGCGGCACCTCGGTGATGATCGACGGTCGCCCGGTGTAGCTGCGACCGAGCTCGGCGAGTTCTGCGCCGAACGCCGGATCGAGCTTCGCGAGGTCGTAGGCCTCACCGAGCTCATCGAGGGCGGCGACGAGGGACTCGGGCACGAAGCGCCCGCCGAAGTCGCCGAAGTACGGACCGGTCTGCGCTCTGAGCGCCATGTCACACCGCCAGGAAGGTTGAGAGATTGGCAATCGGGTCGCCGCCTGTGACGAGCGCCTCTCCGACGAGCACGACGTCGGCGCCCGAAGAGCGGTAGTGCACGACATCCGCCACCGACAGCACGGCGGACTCCGCAACGCGGATGGCGCCCTCGGGGAACAGTGGGGCGAGTCGACCGAAGAGGTCGCGGTCGAGTTCGAACGTCGAGAGGTCGCGGGCGTTCACGCCGATGAGACGGGCACCGAGCGCTGCCGCGCGCTCGAGCTCGTCGGCGGCGTGGGTCTCGATGAGGGGCGTCATGCCGAGCTCGACGATGAGGTCGTAGAGCTCGCGGAGCGTCGGATCGTCGAGTGCAGCGACGATCAACAGCACGAGGTCTGCGCCTGCCGCTCGTGCCTCGAACACCTGGTACGGCGTCGCGATGAAGTCCTTGCGAAGCACCGGCAGCGCCACGGCCTGCCGTACGGCCTCGAGATCGGCGAGCGAGCCGCCGAACTTGCGACCCTCGGTGAGCACGCTGATGGCGCTCGCGCCGCCGAGCTCGTAGCGGCGTGCCAGGGCGGCGGGGTCTTCGATCGACGCGAGCGCGCCTCGCGAAGGACTCGAGCGCTTGATCTCGGCGATGACCTTCACACGCGAGCCGGGCCGCAGCGCCTCGATCGCATCGAGCGCGGCCGGGCGGGCGAGCGCGGCCGCCTCGACCTCGGCCAGCGGTGCGCTCTCGCGGCGCGACAGTGCGTCGGCGACCGCGTTGGCCGTCAACTCGGCGAGCACTAGTGCGCCTTTTCGGTGACCTTCGAGCCGCCGACGCCGTAGCCGGCCCGGGCGAGGACCCAACCGACGAGGAGGCCGACGACGACGAGCCCTGCCGATGCCCAGACGAGCCACTGCACGTCGAAGAAGAAGGCGACGGTGCCGATCGTGATCGCGATGAGCATGATCGTGACGGAGGTCCATGCCGCGGGCGAGTGTCCGTGGCCGGGATCTGCGGTCTCAATGCTCATGATGCTCCTTCGTGCGGGGGTTTCCGTCGGCCAGTCTAGCGGTTCGCGCCGCTCGGGCTCTCGTCGGCCGTCGGCTCGCCGTCATCGTCTGCCGGGCCGGTCGCGCCCGGGGTCGACCGGGCATCGTCGGTCGGATCGTCGCCGCGGCTCAGGCCGTCCCAGTCGTCGATCGCGCGATCCGAGGCCGGGCGCTCGGCGTCGGCCGCGGGCCGATCAGTCGCCGACAGGCGGGCACTGCTGTATCGGCGCGACGAGGCCGGCCACCGGCTGCCGGTCACGAGCACGACGAGGCCGCCGAGCACGAGGATCACCCCGCCGACGAGTGCCAGCGTCGGCCAGAACGTCGCAGCGACCGAGGCCACGAGCTCGGCGGTCGGTGCGGCACCGGCGACGCCGGTGGCCTCGGTGACCGCGGCGGAGACGGCGGAGACGGGATCGGCCAGTGTCAGACCCGCCGCGAGCAGCACGCACCCGCCGAGCACGATCTCGAGCATTCCGAGCACGATGCGGATGCCGGGGCCGGCGATCGCGATGGCGGGTGCGACCGCAAGTCCTGCGAGCCCGAGCGCCGCGAGCGCCGGGGAGGCGACGCCGCCGGCGACCGCAATGGCCTCACCGGCACCCACGGCGGTGCTCGCCTCGATCACCAGCTCGAACCAGGTCTGGCTCCAGGAGAGCAGCACGAACCCCGCGCCGATGATCGTCGCGACGATCGACGGCAGTTTCATGCGCGCCGCACTCATGAGTCCACCCTGCGCATGGCGTTCGCGACGGCGACGGCGCGGAGCGGCGCGGCGGCCTTGTTGCGCGACTCCTGGTACTCGGATTCCGGGTCGGAGTCGGCCACGAGTCCGCCGCCCGCCTGGACTCGGGCGACGCCGCCCGAGATCGTCGCGGTGCGGATCGCGATCGCGAGATCGGCATCCCCGCCGAACCCGAAGTACCCGACCACTCCGCCGTACAAGCCCCGCTGCGCGGGCTCGAGCTCGTCGATGATCTCGAGCGCCCGCGGTTTCGGCGCACCCGACAGGGTGCCGGCAGGGAACGTGGCACGGAACACGTCGATCGCCTTCGCCCCGGGCAGCAGATCGCCCTCGACCGAGGAGACGAGGTGCATGATGTGGCTGAACCGTTCGACCCGCATGAACTCGGTCACTTCGACCGAACCCGCGGTGCAGACCTTCGCGAGGTCGTTCCGTGCGAGGTCGACGAGCATGAGGTGCTCCGCCTGCTCCTTGGGGTCGGCGATGAGTTCGGACTCGAAGTCGGCATCCGCTTCAGGCGTTGCGCCCCGGGGCTTCGAGCCGGCGATCGGATGCGTGAAGACGCGGCCGTGCTGCACCTTCACGAGCGCCTCGGGCGACGAGCCGACGATCCAGTACGGCTCCCCCGCGGTGTCCTCCAGGTGCAGGAAGTACATGTACGGGCTGGGGTTCAGGCTGCGGAGCACTCGGTACACGTCGATGGGATGCGCGGTCGCCTCCTGTTCGAAGCGCTGCGAGATGACCACCTGGAAGACGTCGCCGTCGCGGATGTACTCCTTCGACCGCTCCACGGCCGCGAGGAAGTCGGCCTTCCGGGTGCGGTGCACCGGCTCGGCGGCGCGACCCAGGTCGATCTCGGCCAACCACGCCTCCGACGGTTGGGCGAGTCCGTGCTGCAGGCGGTCGAGACGGCTCTGCGCATCTGCCCAGAGGGCGTCTGCCGCCTCGCCGCAATCGTTCAGCACCGAGGCGATGAGCTGGACCGTGCCGGTGTGATGGTCGATCACGACCAGCTCGGAGACGAATGCGAACGCCTGGCCGGGAAGCGAGAACTCGGACGGCGGACGGTTCGGCAGCCGCTCGATCTGACGGATCGCCTCCCAGCCGATGAATCCGACGAGGCCGCCCCTGAGGGGCGGCGCCCCCGGCACGTCTTCGGTGCGCCAGCGTTCGAAGAGGGCCTCGAGGGCGGCCAGCGGCGGAAGATCCGCGGCATCGCCGAGTGCGCGTTCGGCGCTCAGCCCGTAGTCCTGCCACTTCACCCGGTCGTCGGCCTCGGTGATCACGCCGTACGAGGAGACGCCGACGAAGGAGTAGCGCGACCAGATGCCTCCCTGCTCCGCGGACTCGAGCAGGAACGTGCCCGGGCGGTCGCCGGCGAGCTTGCGGTAGATGCCGACCGGAGTCTCGCCGTCGGCGAAGAGCTCGCGCACGACGGGCACGACCCGGCGCCCCGCGAGCAGGGCGGCGAAGTCGTCGAAGGTGGTCGTGGCGTCGGCCAACGTATGCTCCTCGTCGTCAGGCTGCGGGCGGGAATCCGGCGGTCACGGCGATGGGATCGCCGTCGAAGCAGGTACGGGTACCGGAGTGACAGGCCGCGCCGACCTGCTCGACCTTCACCAGCAGGGTGTCGGCGTCGCAGTCGAGGGCGGCCGAGCGCACGTACTGCACATGCCCGGAGGTGTCGCCCTTGCGCCAATACTCCTGGCGCGACCGCGACCAGAAGGTCACCCGGCCCTCGGTGAGGGTGCGTCGCAGCGCTTCGCGGTCCATCCAGCCGAGCATCAGCATCTCACCGGTGTCCCACTGCTGGATGACGGCGGGCAGCAGCCCGTCGTCGTTGAAGACGGCGCGCTCGAGCGCTTCTTCGGCCGTCGATCCGGCGATGCTCATCGCACGATCCTCCCGTCGGCCGCCAGGGCGGCCTTCACTTCGCCGATGGTCAGCTCGCCGTTGTGGAAGACGGATGCCGCGAGCACCGCATCAGCGCCGGCAGCGATCGCGGGCGGGAAGTCGGCGACAGCTCCCGCTCCACCCGAGGCGATGACCGGCACCGTCGACAGTTCGTGCATGAGCGCGGTGAGCTCGAGGTCGAATCCGGCCTTCGTGCCGTCGGCGTCGATCGAGTTGACGAGCAGCTCCCCTGCGCCGAGCTCGATCGCCCGTCGCGCCCAGTCGAGCGCGTCGAGCTCGGTCTCGGTGCGCCCGCCGTGGGTCGTCACGACGAAGCCCGACGGCGTGCGCTCGGAGCGCTTCACGTCGAGCGAGAGCACGAGCACCTGGGCGCCGAAGCGATCGGCGATCTCGGCGATGAGCGGAGGGCGCGCGATCGCGGCGCTGTTGACGCCGATCTTGTCGGCACCATGCCCCTGCAGCCGCGCGACATCGTCGACCGAGCGGATGCCGCCGCCCACCGTGAGCGGAATGAAGACCTGTTCAGCGACCCGCTGCACCATGTCGTAGGTCGTCGATCGGTCGTCGACGGTGGCGGTGACGTCGAGGAAGGTGAGCTCGTCGGCTCCCTGCTCGGCGTAGCGGGCCGCGAGCTCGACGGGGTCGCCGGCATCCCGCAGGTTCTGGAAGTTGACGCCCTTCACGACGCGGCCCGCGGCCACGTCGAGACACGGGATCACGCGGACGGCGAGTGACATGCGAGCCTCACAACCGTGCCGCGTGGATGGCGCTCACGAGGATCGCCCGTGCGCCGAGTTCGTACAGCTCGTCCATGACGTGGTTCATGTCGACCCGCGGGATCATCACCCGCACGGCGACCCACTCGGGGTCGTGCAGCGGCGAGACGGTCGGGGATTCGAAGCCCGGGGCCGCGGCCGTGGCGCGTTCGAGGTACTCGACCGGCACGTCGTAGTCGAGCAGCACGTACTGGCGCGCGACGAGCACGCCCTGCAGGCGCCGCAGGAGTGTCGCGGCACCGGGCTTGTCGACGCCGGAACCGATGAGCACGGCCTCGGAGTCGAGGATGACCGGACCGAAGATCTCGAGGCCGGCCTTGCGGAGCGTCGAACCCGTCGAGACGACGTCGGCGACCGCGTCGGCGACCCCGAGGCGCACGGCCGACTCGACCGCGCCGTCGAGCTTCACGAGCTTGGCGGTGACGCCGTGACCGGCGAGGAACGCCCCCACGAGGCCCGGGTAGCTCGTGGCCACGCGGACGCCCTCGAGGTCGGCCAGTTCGGTGAACCCGCCCGCCGGCCCGGCGAAGCGGAACGTCGAGTCGCCGAATCCGAGCGGCGCGATCTCTGCGGCATCCGAGCCAGAATCGAGCAGGAGGTCGCGCCCTGTGATGCCGACGTCGAGGGCCCCTGAGCCGACGTACGTCGCGATGTCACGCGGGCGGAGGTAGAAGAACTCGACCCCGTTGCGGGGATCGGCGGTGTGCAGGTCGCGCGGGTCTCGGCGACCGGTGTACCCGGCCTCCCACAGCATCTGCGCGGCGGTCTCGGCGAGCGAGCCCTTGTTGGGCACGGCGATTCGGAGCATTTCCTGACTTTCGTGTCGACGGTTCTGATCGGGCATGAGCGGGATCAGAGATGTCGGTACACGTCGGCGGGCGAAAGCCCCTTGGCCAGCATGAGCACCTGCAGGTGGTAGAGCAGCTGCGAGATCTCTTCAGCGGTCTCGTCATCGCTCTGGTACTCGGCCGCCATCCACACCTCGGCCGCCTCCTCGACGATCTTCTTGCCGATGGCGTGCACGCCGGCGTCGAGCTCACGCACCGTGCCGGAACCCTCGGGGCGGGTTCGGGCTTTGTCGGCGAGCTCGACGAAGAGGTCGTCGAAAGTCTTCACCCGTTCAGACTACCGGTGCCTGAACGCGGCCGATGCGTGTGCGCCGATGCGGCGTCACGAAGCGATGCGATGCGCTCGGCCGGCACCTCGGCGCCGAAGACCGCGGAGCCCGCCACGAAGGTGTTCGCACCGGCCTCGGCGGCGATGCCGATCGTGTCGAGCGAGATGCCGCCGTCGACCTGCAGCCACACGTCGAGGCCGGTCGCTTCGACGGCGGAGCGCAACCGCTGCAGCTTCGGCATCGTCTCGGGCATGAACGACTGCCCGCCGAAGCCGGGTTCGACCGTCATCACGAGCACCTGGTCGAACTCGGGCAACAGCTCGAGGTAGGGCTCGACGTCGGTGCCGGGCTTCAGCGCGATGCCGGCGCGTGCACCGATCTCGCGGAGCCTGCGCGCGAGCGCCACCGGGTCCGCGGCGGCTTCGGCGTGGAACGTCACCGAGAAGGCGCCCGTCTCTGCGTAGCCGGGTGCCCAGCGATCGGGGTCGTCGATCATGAGGTGCACGTCGAGCGGGATCGCGCTCACCTCTTGGAGTCGTTCGACCATCTGCAGTCCGAAGGTCAGGTTCGGCACGAAGTGGTTGTCCATGACGTCGACGTGCACGAGGTCTGCGCTCGCGATTCGATCGAGCTCGCGCTCGAGGTTCGCGAAGTCGGCAGCGAGGATGCTCGGGTTGATCCGCGTCGTCATGCTGCCACCCTATCGAGCGGCACCGGCGGCTGAGGCACCGCCCTGCCGCTTGCGCACGAGCGCGATGAACATCGCGTCGGTGCCGTGCCGGTGCGGCCACAGCTGCACGGTCTCGGGTGCGCCGGCGAGATCGAGCGGGTGCTGCGACAGCCCCTCGACGACGAGGCGCGTGTCGAGTTGCTCGGCGATCGAGCCTGCGCGCCGCAGCGCAGCAGCGAGGACGCCGTGCGTCTCGGCCGTGTGGGGCGAGCACGTGACGTAGGCGAGGATGCCGCCGGGGGCGAGCGCGGCGAAGGCGCTGTCGAACAGCTCGCCTTGCAGCTTCGTCAGCTCCGCGACATCCGCGGGGGCCTTGCGCCACCTGGCCTCGGGGCGACGACGGAGCGCGCCGAGCCCCGTGCATGGTGCGTCGAGGAGGATGCGGTCGAACCCGTCGGGCGCTCCGAGCACGTCGAGATCGAGATCGCGTCCGTCGCCGACGTGCACGTCGACGTCGAGAGGCACCCCGGCGATCGCACTGCGCACCAGTTCGGCGCGAACCGGCACGGTCTCATTCGCCGACAGCCGAGCACCGCCCGCCAGCGCCTCGGCGGCGAGCACCGCGGTCTTTCCGCCGGGCCCCGCGCAGAGGTCGAGCCACCGCTCGCCCGATCGCACCGGCACCGCACGGCTGAGCGCCAGGGCCGCGAGCTGCGACCCCTCGTCTTGCACCCGGATGCGCCCCCCGGATGCCTCGGCGGCGGCGATCGGGTCGCCCGCGACCGCTCCGATCGGCGAGAACCGGTCGGGCTCGAAGCCGTCGATGCCGGTCGTGTCGACGCCGAGGCCGGGCAGCACCGCGAGGTTCACGCGCGGCGAGGCGTTGTCGGCGTGGAGCAGCGCCTCGAGCTCGTCGCCGCGGCCCTCGTGCTCGAGGGCGGTGCGCAGCGCGCGCACGATCCACTCGGGATGACTGGTCACGGCCGCGAGCCGGGCGTCCTCTCCGGACGTGCCCTCGGCGACGAGTTCGCGCCACTCCTCGGGCGAGGTGCGGGAGATCGTGCGGAGTACCGCGTTCGCGAAGCCCGCCGCCTTCGGGGCGACCCGGCGCGCGAGCTCGACCTGCTCGTTCACGGCGGCGTGCGTCGCCACCCTGGTCGCGAGCAGCTGGTGCGCGCCGAGCCGCAGCACATCGAGCACCGCCGGGTCGATCGCCTCGGCAGGCCGATTCGCGGCAAGCTCGATGACACGGTCGTAGAAGCCCTGCATGCGCAGCGTGCCGTAGGTCAGCTCGGTCGCGAAGGCCGCATCGGCACGGCTCAGTCCGGCACGACGGATGCGGGTCGGCAGCAGCAGGTTGGCATAGGCCTCATCGGCGCGAACGGCCTCGAGCACGTCGACGGCGACGAGCCGGGCGGGCGAGATGTGCGTCGACGCGGCGCGGGAGCTGCTGCCGGGCCGGCTTCCGTTTCCGTTTTCCTTTCCGTTTCCGCCTCGAGCACCGCCCGCGTTGCCGCGGCCACCGCTCGTCGTACCGCCGTTCATCGTGCCACCGCCGCGCTGCGCGCTGCGCCGCGCCACCAGTCGCCGGCATCCATCGCGGGTTTGCCGGCCGGCTGCACGCGCCGCAGTTCGAGCGGCCTCGTGCCCGTGCCGACGAACAGGCGGCGATCGGCCAGCACCATCTCGCCGGGCGCGAGCGTCGGAGCATCCGCGATGCCGCTGGCATCGTCGAGGCCCAGCACCTTCAGCCGCTGTTCATCGACCGTCGTCCACGCGCCGGGCTCGGGCGTGACGCCTCGGAACCGCGCGTGCACCTCGGTCGCGGGGCGCGACCAGTCGAGGCGCGCATCGTCGATCGTGAGCTTCGCGGCGAGACTCGGTTCACCCGTCTGAGGGTGCGCGTGCGCCGTGCCGTCGGCGATACCGTCGACGACGCCGGCGAGCAACTCGGCACCGGAGACGGCGAGCTCGTCGAGCAGCTCGCCGGCCGTCTCATCGCCGCGGAGGGGGTGCGGCCGGGTCGCGAAGACCTCGCCCGCGTCGAGTTCGGGGACGAGCTGGAAGACGGATGCGCCGGCGACGCGGTCACCGGCGATGAGCGAGTGCTGCACGGGGGCCGCTCCGCGCCAGGCCGGCAGCAAGGAGAAGTGCAGATTGATCCAGCCGTGCACCGGCGTGGAGAGGAGTGGTTCGCGCACGAGGCCGCCATACGCCACGATGACGCCGAGATCGGGGGCGAGGGCGGCCACGCGCTCGGTGACGTCGGCGTCCAGACGATTCGCCTCGATGACGGGCACCTGCAGGCGCGCCGCGGCCCGGGCGACCGGCGACGGAGTCAGCACGCGCTTGCGTCCGAGCGGCGCCGGCAGACGCGTGACGACGCCGACGAGTTCATGGTCGGTCGCCGAGAGACGTTCGAGCGACGGGACGGCGACGGCAGGAGTGCCGGCGAAGACGATGCGGAGCTTCTGCACACTCCATTGTCGCCGACCGGGCGACGCCTACGGCACGTCGGGGTCGTCGAAGCGCACGCGCAGCACCGACGGGCGCTTCGGCGGCCGGCCGGTGACCGGCCGCCGGCGCTCGGTCGACACCGTGATCATCTCGGCACGGAGCGCCCGCGCGACCGCGGCGCCGGCCGAGTAGTCGAACCGCACGATCGCGCGCTCGAGTCCTTCATCGGCGGGCACGGGCCCGAGGGCGTCGACACCGTCGGCTGCGGCCTGCGCCGCGGTCAGGGCCCGCGCGACGAGCGCCGGTGCCGCCGTCACGCTCGCGACGCGAACAGCCGGCGGGAAGCGGAGCGCACGTCGGCTCGCGAGTTCGCCGCTCGCCCATTCCGCTTGCCGCCACGAGGTCAGCGCGTTCGCGAGCGCGCCGGCCACGCCCACGAGGTAGACCGGCGAGCCCGGCGAGGCGAGCGCCGCGGCGTTCGACCACCAGCGCAGGCAGTCTTCTGCGACGCGAAGGGACTCGCGCAGGAGCATCCGCTCGCCGTCGAGAAGGAGCACGGCCCGGTAGCCGCCGTCGGCGATCGGCTCGGCACCGCGCGTCGCCACCACGAGCGCGGGCTCGCCGCCGACCCGGAGCACCGGCCGCTCGCCGTCGGAGAGGATGACCCTTGCAGCCGGGAACGCCCGCCCGAGCTCTTCGGCGGTGCGACTGGCCCCCACCGTCGCCGCGCGCAGCTTCGTGCCCTCGCAGACCGGGCACTTCCACGTGCTCGCACTCGTGCCGCAGAGCACGCAGCGCGGGTCTCCCCCGCTGCGCGGCACGACCAGCGCACCGCCGCACGCGGCGCATCGCGCCGGCTCGCGGCATCGGTCGCACGTGAGCAGCGGCGCATGCCCCGGGCGTGCCACCTGCACGAGCACCGGCCCTTCGCGGATCGCCTGTTGTGCCGCACGCCACGCACTCGACGGGATGCGCGCCGAGCCCGGCTCGGGTGCGGCCTGGTGCTCGGTCGGGATGACGCGCGGCTTCACCTGCTTGACGGCCGGCACGTCGTGCACCCAGCCGATCTCGACGAGTCGCTCGACCTCGACGCTCCGGGTGTGGCCGAGGAAGACGAGCGCAGCCCCCGATTGCTCCTGCCGGATCAGCGCGGCATCGCGCGGATGCACGCCCGGCGCGAGCTGTTCGTTCTGCAGCCCATCGCCGTCGTCCCACATCGCGATGAGGCCGAGCCGCGCCGCCGGGGCGTAGACGGTCGACCGGTTTCCGATGATGACCCGGGCATCGGAACCGGTGGCGTCGAGGAACGCCCGGAACCGCTCGCCGCCAGTCTGGCGCGCGTCGGTGCGCAGGACTCGACGCGGGTCGAGCAGATCGGCGAGGGCCGCCTGAAGCTGCTCCTGGTCGCGGTAGTCGGGCACGATGATGAGGCTCGACCGGTCGGCCGCGAGCGTGTGCGCCGCCGCCGCCGCAAGGATCGCCGCCCAGGCGCCGACCCACTCGCCGGAGCCGAGCCGCACGGGTCGGGGGTCGGCGGCGAGAGACATCCGCTCGCCTGCGTCGATGCCCGCCTCGAAACGACCGCTCTCGTACCCCGGGATCGGAGCCGCCCGCGCCGGCAGCTCCCCGGCGTCTGGCTCGGCCGCCCGCCACGCCCGCTCGGCACGCACATAGCGGCTCGGGATTGCGACACGCAGGATGTCACCGGCGTTTCCGGCCGCACGGTCGGCCGCGGCACGCGCGAGTGCCCACACCTCGGGCATCAGCAGGGGCACCTCGGAGACGACGTCTTCGAGCTCGCTCAGCCGCCCCTCGTACTCGCTCGTTCCGACGAGTTCGACGAGCCAGCCGTTCGCGATGCGCCCGCCCGATCGCAGCGGCACCCGCACCCGCACTCCCGCGCGGGCCGCCTCACGGAACCGCTCGGGCACCGCGTAGTCGAAGAGCTGGTCGAGCTGCGGCAGCGGCGAGTCGACGAGCACTCGGGCGACCGAGCCGCCGGCCACGTCAGATCCTGGCAGCGGTGCGGAGGTCGTCGACGCGGTCGAGGCGCTCCCAGGTGAAGTCGGGCAGCTCGCGGCCGAAGTGGCCGTAGCTCGCGGTCTGCGCGTAGATCGGCCGAAGCAGGTCGAGGTCGCGGATGATCGCGGCCGGTCGCAGGTCGAACACCTCGCGGATGGCCGCGATGATCTGCTCGTCGGGCAGCGCGCCGGTGCCGAAAGTCTCGACGTAGAGGCCCACCGGTGCGGCCTTGCCGATGGCGTACGCCACCTGCAGCTCGAGCCGGTCGGCGAGTCCTGCGGCGACCGCGTTCTTGGCGACCCAGCGCATCGCGTACGCCGCCGAGCGATCGACCTTTGATGGGTCTTTGCCGCTGAAGGCGCCGCCGCCGTGCCGGCTCGCGCCGCCGTAGGTGTCGATGATGATCTTGCGCCCGGTGAGCCCGGCGTCGCCCTGCGGGCCGCCGATCTCGAAGCGGCCGGTCGGGTTGATGAGCACGTCGAGGTCGGGCCGCGCAAGTTCGACGGTGTCGAGCACCGGCCTGATCACGAGCTCATCGACTTCGGCGCGAAGCTGCTCGGTCGAAACGGCGAGCGTGTGCTGCGTCGAGAGCACGACCGTCTCGACCGTCTGCGGCACCTGCCCGTCGTAGCCGATCGTGACCTGGGTCTTGCCGTCGGGGCGCAGGTAGTCGAGCTCGCCGTTCTTGCGCACGGCGGCGAGCCGCTCGGCGAGTCGGTGGGCGAGCCAGATCGGCACGGGCATGAGTTCGGGCGTCTCGCGCGTGGCGTAGCCGAACATGATGCCCTGATCACCGGCGCCCTGCTGGTCGAGCGCGTCTTCGCTCGCGCGCTCACGGGACTCGAACGCGTGGTCGACGCCCTGGGCGATGTCGGGCGACTGGCCACCTATCGACACCGACACTCCGCACGATCGCCCGTCGAACCACGCGTCGGAGGAGTCGTAGCCGATCGAGGTGACACGTTCGCGCACGATCGCGGGGATCTCGACGTATCCGCTCGTCGTGACCTCGCCCGCGACGTGCACGAGACCGGTGGTCACGAGCGTCTCGACGGCCACGCGGCTCGTGGGGTCTTCGCGAAGGAGGGCATCGAGGATCGAATCCGAGATCTGGTCGCAGAGCTTGTCGGGGTGTCCCTCGGTGACGGACTCGGAGGTGAAGAGGCGGAGTGCGCTCATGCGGGATCTGTTTCCTTCGTGCTCGTCGCGGTCGATGCCGCAGTCGTCGCTTCCGAGACAACCACGTCGAGGATCGCATGCGCCACCGACAGCTTCGTTCCGTGTGCTCGTGTGACGATGGTGCCGTCGTCGCCGATGACGACGACCTCGTTCTCGTCGCTCGCGAAACCCTCGTTCCAGCCGACCCGGTTGACGACGAGGAGGTCGGCGCCCTTCGCCTCGCGCTTGGCGCGGCCGAGCGCGAGGAGGCGCGCGTCGTCGGACTCGGTCTCGGCCGCGAAGCCGACGAGCACGGTGCCGGCATGCGGCGCATGGCCGAGCCCGGCGAGGATGTCGGGGTTTCGCACGAGTTCGAGGGTCAGGCCGTCGTCGCTCTGGTCTTTCTTGATCTTCGACTCGCTGACGCTCGCGGGGCGGTAGTCGGCGACCGCCGCAGCCATCACGACGACATCGGCGCCGGGCGCGACCTCGGCCACGGCATGCTGCAGTTCGAGCGCGGTCGAGACGCGGCGGATGTCGCAGCCCTCGGGTTCGTCGACCTCGAGGTTCGCCGCGATGAGCGTGACCTGCGCACCTCGTGCCTGCGCGGCCTCGGCGATGGCGATGCCCTGCTTGCCGCTCGATCGGTTGCCGAGGAACCGCACGGGATCGAGCGGCTCTCGTGTGCCGCCCGCGCTCACGACGACGCGGCGCCCCTCGAGATCGCGACGATTCGCGGATGCACCGGACGCGTCGGTCTCGACGGCAGCACGTTCGAGTGCCGCCCGCACGATCACGTCGGGCTCCTCCATGCGGCCGGCGCCGCTGTCGGACCCGGTGAGCTGGCCGACGGCGGGGCCGACGATCGTGACGCCGCGAGCGCGGAGCGTGGCGATGTTCGCCTGGGTCGCCGGGTGTCGCCACATCTCGGTGTGCATGGCGGGCGCGATGACGACCGGCGCTTCGCTTGCGAGCACCGTGTTGCCGAGCAGGTCGTCGGCGAGGCCGACGGCGAGCTTCGCGATCGAGTTCGCGGTCGCCGGCGCGATGACGATGAGGTCGGCAGCCTGCCCGATCGCGACGTGCCGCACCTCGGCGACGCCCTCGTACAGTTCGGTGTGCACCGGATTGCGCGAGATCGCCTCGAGGGTCGGCCGCCCGACGAAGCGCAGCGCGCCTTCGGTCGGCACGACGTGAACGTCATGCCCCGCGAGCACGAGCGCCCGAACGACGCCGACGGCCTTGTACGCGGCGATGCCGCCGGTGATGCCGACGACGACGTTGAGCCGAGTCATCCGGCCCTCCGGATCACTCGGCGATCGGGCGGAGCCGGAGCTTGTCTTCGTTGATCTCGTGCAGTGCGACCGAGAGCGGCTTGTCGTCG
Proteins encoded in this window:
- the trpC gene encoding indole-3-glycerol phosphate synthase TrpC, whose amino-acid sequence is MLAELTANAVADALSRRESAPLAEVEAAALARPAALDAIEALRPGSRVKVIAEIKRSSPSRGALASIEDPAALARRYELGGASAISVLTEGRKFGGSLADLEAVRQAVALPVLRKDFIATPYQVFEARAAGADLVLLIVAALDDPTLRELYDLIVELGMTPLIETHAADELERAAALGARLIGVNARDLSTFELDRDLFGRLAPLFPEGAIRVAESAVLSVADVVHYRSSGADVVLVGEALVTGGDPIANLSTFLAV
- the trpB gene encoding tryptophan synthase subunit beta, with protein sequence MALRAQTGPYFGDFGGRFVPESLVAALDELGEAYDLAKLDPAFGAELAELGRSYTGRPSIITEVPRFAAHAGGARVILKREDLNHTGSHKINNALGQALLTKRIGKSRVIAETGAGQHGVATATAAALFGLDCVIYMGEVDTERQALNVARMRLLGAEVIAVTAGSRTLKDAINDALRDWVTNVETTNYIFGTVAGPHPFPEMVRDFQKMIGEEARQQVLDLTGALPTAVTACVGGGSNAIGIFHAFLDDVDVALYGYEAGGDGAETERHAATITKGRPGVLHGARSYMLQDDDGQTIESHSISAGLDYPGVGPEHSWLAAMGRANYRPVTDAAAMEALRLLTRTEGIIPAIESAHALAGTLELGRELGPGATILVSLSGRGDKDMDTAARYFELYDQENAE
- a CDS encoding Trp biosynthesis-associated membrane protein is translated as MSAARMKLPSIVATIIGAGFVLLSWSQTWFELVIEASTAVGAGEAIAVAGGVASPALAALGLAGLAVAPAIAIAGPGIRIVLGMLEIVLGGCVLLAAGLTLADPVSAVSAAVTEATGVAGAAPTAELVASVAATFWPTLALVGGVILVLGGLVVLVTGSRWPASSRRYSSARLSATDRPAADAERPASDRAIDDWDGLSRGDDPTDDARSTPGATGPADDDGEPTADESPSGANR
- a CDS encoding anthranilate synthase component I; this translates as MADATTTFDDFAALLAGRRVVPVVRELFADGETPVGIYRKLAGDRPGTFLLESAEQGGIWSRYSFVGVSSYGVITEADDRVKWQDYGLSAERALGDAADLPPLAALEALFERWRTEDVPGAPPLRGGLVGFIGWEAIRQIERLPNRPPSEFSLPGQAFAFVSELVVIDHHTGTVQLIASVLNDCGEAADALWADAQSRLDRLQHGLAQPSEAWLAEIDLGRAAEPVHRTRKADFLAAVERSKEYIRDGDVFQVVISQRFEQEATAHPIDVYRVLRSLNPSPYMYFLHLEDTAGEPYWIVGSSPEALVKVQHGRVFTHPIAGSKPRGATPEADADFESELIADPKEQAEHLMLVDLARNDLAKVCTAGSVEVTEFMRVERFSHIMHLVSSVEGDLLPGAKAIDVFRATFPAGTLSGAPKPRALEIIDELEPAQRGLYGGVVGYFGFGGDADLAIAIRTATISGGVARVQAGGGLVADSDPESEYQESRNKAAAPLRAVAVANAMRRVDS
- a CDS encoding DUF6704 family protein → MSIETADPGHGHSPAAWTSVTIMLIAITIGTVAFFFDVQWLVWASAGLVVVGLLVGWVLARAGYGVGGSKVTEKAH
- the hisI gene encoding phosphoribosyl-AMP cyclohydrolase; its protein translation is MSIAGSTAEEALERAVFNDDGLLPAVIQQWDTGEMLMLGWMDREALRRTLTEGRVTFWSRSRQEYWRKGDTSGHVQYVRSAALDCDADTLLVKVEQVGAACHSGTRTCFDGDPIAVTAGFPPAA